From one Bacillus sp. FJAT-42376 genomic stretch:
- a CDS encoding alanine/glycine:cation symporter family protein produces MAEFVSGLNSILWSTPVIYILLGVGLLFSILTRFLQVRHIKDMIMLMFQGKSSEAGVSSFQALSIALSGRVGTGNIAGVATAIAFGGPGAVFWMWAIAFIGASSAFVESTLAQIYKVKQDGQYRGGPAYYIEKGIGWKWFAVLFAIAAIIAMAILMPGVQANSIALGMKNAFGLSPAISGIAVVVLLGFIIFGGTKRIANAAQLIVPFMALGYILLSVIIVIMNISELPNVIGLIFRSAFGADSAFGGLIGMAVAWGVKRGIYSNEAGQGTGAHPAAAAEVSHPAKQGLVQAFSVYIDTLFVCSATAFMILFTGMYNTQAENGSFIVNNLKGIEAGPGYTQAAIDSVLPGFGAGFVAIALFFFAFTTIMAYYYIAETNLTYLFRKNSKWTSLVLKVVIMAATFYGSVKTAEVAWALGDAGLGIMVWLNVIAILILAKPALLALKDYERQKKQGLDPVFDPKALGIKNASYWETSQTVKKENIS; encoded by the coding sequence TTGGCGGAATTCGTTTCTGGTTTAAACAGCATCTTATGGAGCACCCCGGTGATATACATATTGCTTGGCGTAGGACTTTTATTTTCTATTTTAACCCGGTTTTTGCAGGTGCGGCACATTAAGGATATGATCATGCTGATGTTCCAGGGGAAAAGCTCGGAAGCCGGTGTTTCATCCTTTCAGGCGCTTTCCATTGCGCTTTCCGGACGTGTCGGCACGGGGAACATTGCCGGTGTGGCCACAGCGATCGCTTTTGGCGGTCCCGGTGCGGTTTTCTGGATGTGGGCGATTGCCTTCATAGGGGCTTCGAGTGCATTCGTAGAGTCTACTCTGGCCCAGATTTACAAAGTAAAGCAGGACGGTCAATATCGTGGAGGACCGGCTTATTACATTGAAAAGGGCATAGGCTGGAAATGGTTTGCGGTTCTTTTTGCGATTGCCGCGATCATTGCGATGGCTATTCTGATGCCGGGCGTGCAGGCCAATTCGATTGCCCTGGGGATGAAGAATGCGTTCGGACTATCTCCGGCCATCAGCGGGATTGCAGTTGTCGTTCTGTTAGGCTTCATCATCTTTGGTGGTACCAAAAGGATTGCGAACGCGGCACAGCTGATTGTTCCGTTCATGGCACTTGGATACATACTCTTATCCGTTATTATCGTTATTATGAACATTTCGGAATTGCCGAATGTGATCGGCTTAATTTTCAGAAGTGCCTTTGGTGCAGATTCTGCTTTCGGCGGGCTGATTGGAATGGCTGTTGCCTGGGGAGTAAAACGGGGAATCTACTCGAATGAGGCTGGCCAGGGGACGGGAGCCCATCCGGCCGCAGCGGCTGAGGTGTCCCATCCGGCAAAGCAGGGGTTGGTACAGGCCTTTTCGGTTTACATTGATACGCTGTTCGTATGCTCAGCGACTGCGTTTATGATTTTGTTTACAGGAATGTACAATACGCAGGCGGAAAACGGTTCGTTCATTGTCAATAATCTTAAAGGAATCGAAGCGGGTCCTGGCTATACACAGGCGGCCATTGACAGTGTACTTCCAGGGTTTGGTGCAGGATTTGTCGCCATCGCTCTTTTCTTTTTTGCCTTCACGACGATTATGGCCTACTACTATATTGCGGAGACGAACCTGACTTATTTGTTCAGAAAAAACAGCAAATGGACTTCGCTCGTATTAAAGGTGGTCATCATGGCAGCGACTTTTTACGGGTCAGTCAAAACAGCTGAAGTCGCATGGGCGCTGGGGGATGCGGGACTGGGCATCATGGTTTGGCTGAATGTCATTGCGATTTTGATTCTGGCCAAGCCGGCACTTCTTGCACTGAAGGATTATGAAAGACAGAAAAAGCAGGGACTGGATCCGGTATTTGATCCTAAGGCATTAGGGATAAAGAATGCAAGCTACTGGGAAACGAGCCAAACAGTCAAGAAAGAGAACATTTCATAG
- a CDS encoding ABC transporter ATP-binding protein yields the protein MLMVKDVSKQYGSFSAVNRINLEFNDGLYALLAPNGAGKTTLLKMMVTLITPSEGEILYNGDNIIDLDEDYRDILGYLPQHFGFYKNYSPKQYLLYLAALKGIDKKQALTRISELLEKVALSDVANKKMKKFSGGMIQRVGIAQALLNDPKVLILDEPTAGLDPKERARFRQLLSDLARERLVILSTHIVSDIESIANEVIMIKNQQVLYKDSVKNICKTLEESVYETTISYQQLENFRSQYVLLSEKQEQGEMIVRFVHRGEPETDWVPVNPHLEDVFIYEYHDDSVSGV from the coding sequence ATGCTGATGGTTAAAGATGTAAGCAAGCAATATGGGAGTTTTTCTGCGGTAAATAGAATAAACCTTGAATTTAATGACGGTCTCTATGCATTGCTTGCCCCTAATGGAGCGGGCAAAACTACATTATTAAAAATGATGGTTACCTTAATCACCCCAAGTGAGGGGGAAATTCTGTATAACGGAGATAACATTATTGATTTAGACGAGGATTACCGGGACATTCTTGGGTATTTGCCTCAGCACTTCGGTTTTTATAAAAACTATTCCCCAAAGCAATACTTATTGTATTTAGCCGCATTAAAGGGGATCGACAAGAAGCAAGCATTGACTAGGATATCGGAGTTATTGGAAAAAGTGGCTTTATCTGATGTAGCGAACAAGAAGATGAAAAAGTTCTCAGGGGGGATGATTCAAAGGGTAGGGATTGCACAGGCGCTTTTAAACGATCCGAAGGTATTAATCCTTGATGAGCCTACAGCTGGTCTTGACCCTAAGGAACGCGCCCGGTTCCGGCAGCTGTTATCAGATCTTGCACGGGAGAGGCTGGTCATTCTTTCGACTCATATTGTTTCAGACATTGAATCGATTGCCAATGAAGTCATTATGATTAAGAACCAGCAAGTATTATATAAAGATTCCGTTAAGAACATTTGCAAAACGCTGGAGGAAAGTGTTTATGAGACGACGATCAGCTATCAGCAGCTGGAAAATTTCCGCAGCCAATACGTTCTCCTTTCAGAAAAGCAGGAGCAGGGGGAAATGATTGTCCGGTTTGTCCACAGAGGGGAACCAGAAACAGATTGGGTCCCGGTGAATCCCCACTTGGAAGATGTCTTTATTTATGAATATCATGATGATTCCGTTTCAGGTGTGTGA